From a single Phaenicophaeus curvirostris isolate KB17595 chromosome 8, BPBGC_Pcur_1.0, whole genome shotgun sequence genomic region:
- the RNF2 gene encoding E3 ubiquitin-protein ligase RING2, giving the protein MSQAVQTNGTQPLSKTWELSLYELQRTPQEAITDGLEIVVSPRSLHSELMCPICLDMLKNTMTTKECLHRFCADCIITALRSGNKECPTCRKKLVSKRSLRPDPNFDALISKIYPSRDEYEAHQERVLARISKHNNQQALSHSIEEGLKIQAMNRLQRGKKQQIENGSGAEDNGDSSHCSNASTHSNQEAGPSNKRTKTSDDSGLELDNNNTTVAIDPVMDGASEIELVFRPHPTLMENDDSAQTRYIKTSGNATVDHLSKYLAVRLALEELRSKGESNQMNLDTASEKQYTIYIATANGQFTVLNGSFSLELVSEKYWKVNKPMELYYAPTKEHK; this is encoded by the exons ATGTCTCAAGCCGTGCAGACCAACGGGACGCAGCCCTTAAGCAAAACATGGGAGCTCAGCTTGTACGAATTGCAGAGAACACCCCAG GAAGCGATCACGGATGGCTTGGAAATAGTGGTGTCGCCCAGGAGCCTGCACAGTGAGCTGATGTGTCCCATCTGTTTGGATATGTTAAAGAACACCATGACAACAAAAGAGTGTTTGCATCGCTTCTGCGCCGACTGTATCATCACAGCCCTCAGGAGCGG GAACAAAGAATGTCCCACGTGTCGCAAGAAGCTGGTTTCAAAAAGATCGCTGAGACCAGATCCCAATTTTGATGCTCTCATCAGTAAAATTTATCCAAGCCGAGATGAGTATGAAGCTCATCAGGAGAGAGTGCTAGCAAGAATCAGCAAGCACAATAACCAGCAAGCGCTGAGTCACAGCATTGAGGAAGGATTAAAGATTCAAGCCATGAACAG GTTACAGAGGGGCAAGAAGCAGCAGATCGAGAATGGCAGTGGAGCGGAAGACAACGGTGACAGTTCTCACTGTAGCAACGCCTCAACACACAGCAATCAGGAAGCAGGGCCTAGTAACAAAAGGACCAAAACATCAGACGATTCCGGGCTCGAACTGGACAATAACAACACGACGGTGGCAATAGACCCTGTAATGGATGGTGCTAGTGAGATTGAATTAGTGTTCAGGCCTCACCCCACCCTCATGGAGAACGACGACAGCGCACAGACGAG ATACATCAAGACCTCAGGCAATGCCACCGTGGATCACTTGTCCAAGTACCTGGCTGTGAGACTGGCTCTGGAGGAGCTTCGGAGCAAAGGAGAGTCGAACCAGATGAACCTCGACACGGCCAGCGAGAAGCAGTACACCATTTATATTGCTACTGCCAACGGGCAGTTCACT GTATTAAATGGGTCGTTTTCCTTGGAACTGGTCAGTGAGAAGTACTGGAAAGTGAACAAACCCATGGAACTGTACTATGCACCAACGAAGGAACATAAATAA